AGGTGCAAAGCCCACAGTTCTGGCTGAGGGTGCCAGATCATcctgtttgcctgagagaggaggtcctgTCTCAGAGGAATTGGCCACGGGGCTttcgtggaaagcctgaacagctctgaggaccaaacctggctcctccagagcggcgCCACTAGGAGGACTCTGTGTTTGTCTTCCTCGATCCGcctgatgacctgagggatcagagcGATCAGGGGAAAAGCGTACAGGAGAGCACTGGGCCAGGCATGGGCTAGCGCATCGTCCTCTTTCGAaaaataaattgggcagtgagagttgtcttTTGAGGAGAAGAGGTCaacctctgccttcccgaagaactcccaaatTCTGAGAACTATCTgtgggtggagcatccactcgtctgaggggacattgctccgagatagcatgtctgctcccaagTTCATTTTCCCGGGTATATGAGTCGCCTTGAGCGACTGAAACCTCGGtagagcccattccagaagacgtgtcgccagagcgcataagcggctggacgaaagaccgccctggtgatttatgtatgacaccactgtcatgctgtccgaaTTGGACTAAGACGTGACGTCCTGTCAGATGCATCTGAAATGCCCGAAGGGCTCGCACAACTGCTAGCATTTCGAgacagttgatgtgcagatggctctCCTCGTgggaccacgagccgaaggccggccTTCCCTCGCAAAGTTCAGCTGCAGTCCTAGGTTGGATGCGTCTGTCGAGAGCACGGTCCTTCTGGACACTGCTCGTAGGGGTACTCCTAGACTGAACCAAGTGGGGTTCATCCAGGGTTTGAGAGCTGCCAAGCAGGCTTGATTGACCCTGAGATGCAGGCGGCCACGCCGCCAGGCATGAGGagggacccggaacttcaaccagtattgcagaggccgcattcgaagaaggccgagctgcagaactGGGAAGGCGGAAGCCgtcagccctagcatcctctggaaaaacttcagagggagaaAGGCTCTTTTCTTGACAgaagccgcgagctgctgaatagccagagcgcgctctggtgAGACTATAGTCGTCATACGGACTGAGTCGAGAACTGCACCCAGGAATGTTATacgctggctggggagcagtgagctcttggcaaatttgaccctgagacccaggcattcTAAGTGGCTGAgtagcacggatctgtggtgctCTAGCTCATCTCGAGATTGGGCTAGAATGAGACAGTCATCGAGATAATTGAgaattcccatctgtctcagaggaGAAAGagccgcgttcatgcacttggtaaaagtgcgaggagctagggacagGCCGAACGGGAGGACCGTGTATTGATAAGCCACTCCCtcgaatgcgaatctcaagaatcgcctgtgatggggggctatctggatgtgaaagtacgcatctttcaggtccagagagcagaaccagtccccgggACAAATCTGTGCGAGGATCTGTTTCAGCATTAAcattttgaacttccgtctcatgagggaaagGTTCAAAATTCTGAGGTccaagatgggtctgagaccgccatctttttTGGGGACAaggaagtagcggctgtaaaagcccaaCTCGCTCTCTGAGGGAGGCACTATTTCTATGGCCCCTTTCTCCAGCAGAGACGTCACTTCTGATCGGAGGACATGCACGTCGTCCGTGTTTACTGAAGTGGGAAGAATGCCACTGAAACGCGGGGGTCTGCAAGCAAACTGGAGTGAGTAACCGTGAGATATTATCCCCAGAACCTATTttgacactccggggatggcctgccaggcctcgaCCTGCGAAGCGAGGGGTTGAATGGTACCAAGCGATAGGCCGCCTAGAGGGGGACTGTATGCTGgtgagagaggaagaggaaaatTGCTCTTTCTTTgagaatgtaaaatattttttgtgttcgccgtgaaaacggcgttttGCTTGGGGGCAACAACAATGGACCCTGGTCGCAGAACACACAAACTGGTTCCCATGCCCGGAACTGAACGAGGCAGAGGGGAAAGAGAACGAGAGAGctttggggtggtccggcctCGGCCGgacttaaagggcacctattatgcaaaattcacttttacatggtgtttgaccataaatgtgtgttggcagtgtgtgagcaaaaccaccctagaatgagaaaaatccacccagtgttttttttacaatctcaataattcataagcactgactcagaacgccctgttctaagattgctctcactgtgacgtagaattgcgctaaaccccacccacgtggtttgattgacaatctggttttggcatagaccccgccctcggtgatctgtcaaccatcctccattgtttcaacgacagccggtaatgtctcctaataaacatatatgttctgttgtgggatgtaataatgaacatagtagttttcacttacttccgacatcagagccactgaaaacgcagtggatggattttatttacgaaggaaaggcgccactcaaaattccaaaatacgtttatgtttgcgcgaatcattttttgactgactgttttgagaacgagggtcaattcaaagcaggtcttgcttcaaagttaatcctcaagtgtggatcgttgcctactgttcgcgatccaacgtcacctccagaagaagtaagtgtatttaatgttttttgagcaaatagtcatttcagtcgatgtcagccagttcaataacaaatgcgtctaaagttgttgttgtcgtcgtagaatgtctgtgtatataatttaaaccttgtttgtatagtgtgtatcgacacgtgtatatatatatatttttaaagatattgtattaaaaactgtgtatgttttccGGGATGGTCTACCATACATGATGGAGTGACTTGAAGTTGTTTCATCCGTCTTGTAACCTTTGATACAACAAATAGCGTCAGACAGTTTTATGTcacgtattattttttgcaacaattacaaatgtaaataaattaatacctgttctatctccctgcagcatatattttctggttctgtAGCCATCTTCTCACATTTGCCACATAAGCACCTGTACGACAAGTAATGTCAACATGACGCAACCGTTCCctcgcataaatataatttcgtttgtacttagcaaacgttatcacagtatttgtgtttgtagtttcaaaaaattgcgcgaacgttatcacagtgtgtgtgtgtgtgtgtgtgttgcacatccataattgcaaaggggacgcgattaaaactctataagtacataaatgtatcaaataaccattcagagacgtcctgctccattctcaattgtgtttcttctgccggagtctcttcatcatctgggtctgattccggttcaaacatgtacggctgaatgccatacaaaacagcgggtctctcactctcagccattctgcttctatcgactgtttattgccataggtatgcaagttacgccctcatccaaaggcagggcggggatatgcagctcatttatatttaaggtggtatacaccaaaacagctctttttaaaacaggccccaaaaatgacattttcaaatggttataataaattaactgtggggtattttgtgctgaaacttcacaaatacattctggggacacccaagaccaatattacatcttgtaaaaaggggcataataggtgccctttaacccctTCCTCTTCCTTCCACAGGGATTAGGAAGATTTTGGAGGCCTCGGATCCAGCTCTATCTTGGGCCAGGGGCCCTGCCGTTGCCTCGGGAAGGAAGAGCGTCTGGCGCTCGGGCGGGCTCGGCAGCGCTGTTCCTTTTGAGCTGGAGCTGGAGCTGCCTGGGCGGTAGAGGGAGCAGCTTTGCTCTACTGAGCCGGCACAGTCCTGGGGCGGCTGGAAGCAGAAGTGGAACTGGAACGCTTCGGCAAGAAGTGTCGCATAGCCTGGGAGTTGAGCCAAAGATGGCGCTCGAGCACAACCAGACTGGCCATGGAACGCCCAATGGCCTGGGCCATGGCCTTCGAGGAGCGCAGGGCCAGATCCGTGGCACTGCGTAGATCACGGAAGGCGGGTGCATCAAAACCAGACTCGTCCAGTGCGCGGAGGAGCTTGGCCTGAAACACCTGCAGTATGGTCATGGTGTGCAGTGAGGAGGAAGCTTGGCCAGTGGAGGTGTAAGCCCTGCCAGCCAGGGAGGAGGTAGTCCTACAGGGCTTAGACGGGAGGGTCCTCTTGGTTTTCCACCCCACAGCCGCggggggacagaggtgagctgcTACCGCTTCGTCCAGGGGAGGAAGGCAGTCATAACCCTTCTCTGAGGATCCGTCAACCGAGGTGGGAGCCGCCTGTTGCGAGGTACATAAGCGGGCCGAGTAGGGTGCGTGCCACGACCTGGTCAGCTCTTCGTGGACCCCGGGAAAAAAGGGCGCAGCGCGTTGGCGAGGGGCCTGACGACGTCCCGGCAGGTACCACTCATCTAACCTGCTACTCGCTGGATCTTCAGGCGGGGCCCATTGAAGATTCAGTTCCTCGACCGCATTTGAGACGATGCGGAACAGCTCGGCATCCATCCTGGGTCTAGAATCAATGGGCTCCAGCGATGGTAAATGGGCGGGGTTCTCCTCAGAGTCACCGGCCCATTCCTCTCAGAGGCCGCGAGATACATGGAGTCGTCATCTAGCGGCTCGTCCTCTGAACCGCCGAAGGAGACGAGGTCGCTCGCATCAGCTGAGGGACGCAGGTCGGGGCGGGAGAACAAGACGGGGGACTGCTCTCATGGGGGAGAAGGTGAGGCACGCGGGAGCTGGGCCGGCGTGAGCTCATCCATCTCCGGGCGCTGGACTtctctaccccgctgtctcttcctagccggctcgctggaggaaggagacgggagAGTGCTAGCAGCAGGACCGCCCTCAGCGAAGAAGGCGATCCGCGAGCGCAACGAGGTGAGACTCATGTTCTCGCAGTGAGAACGGAGGAGGTAGTCGGCCCAGACAGCCGACGCACTCACCGTGCCCATCAGTCtcatgcagaggggctctgcatgtgccacaAGTGTGGCTTGGCATTTGAAGCAACGCcgccgccgtgaaaacggcatttgaggggctcttttagagcggcgagggccactggaagctcttttagagcggttAGAAAACCACGAgggaagctcttttagagcggtaaTAAACGGCGGGAAAGATGCTCTAATAGaagcgccggatggcggcaggagatgTGCTGGCGGGAAGCTGGAAGCGGGAAGCGGGCCTCTTCAATGGCGGCGGAGAGcgtccttccagtcaacttctTCCCAGGCGGTGAAGGCTTCaggcggagatcagcgaggagaAGTTGCAGTCGTcactgaaggagagagaactgaaatcctatggcgaaacgcctgcttatatagccctaaaccccacccatttcggcgggaatattcacgtgctttgtcgccataggccgcgcggCTGAGCCGCGCcgttggttcaacaacttgtctatgagtgaaccaatgacggtgcagttgcactgcgttattgaaaaaggcttcagtagcggggaaaaaggagacttTCCCCCATACACAGtccgagtgaagtatcgaaagagaacagtgcatttacacagtattttgtttttatagcaaAGGTGCACTGATTAAGTTGTTTTGAGGCAATTAAAACTACAACTATAGCAATATTTTTAGTCTAGGGAAATAtactcttgtttcatgtagttataGTTTAAGTATGTGTAGCGTGGAACGTGTTTAGCGTGTCACACTAGTATAATATTCAATATGGGCCGATTGATCAGAAGAAAGGTGCGACTACTGGAGAGAGGAAGGTAACACAGCAGGTGAGTGAACAACCAACACTGAGCCTCTTAACTGAATAAAGCTGGATTTTATAATAGAAAATggttcttgtttttctttgaaTAAATGAATCGCATATGTTTACAATCTGACAGTGTAAAATGaattatgctgcgttcacaccaaacgcgaatagagcgtcaaattcgcgtctaccgtgtctagtttgccgcttgaacattttgaatgcattcaaatgcgcgtctagagcgaaatagacgcgcgtaaaaaacaagcgtttgaagcgaaattgacgcgcgtccgaggagaaatccgcttcttgtgggaggggcaagtgctatgcggttgtctgtttgcaagatggtgttgatcgtgcgttcatcgagagagctaccgctttgtattcgcgggtcgataaacgtgtacgtgactcaaaagtgaaatgtgtatttacaattTACCAGGTTGCCCAATCTCCTCACCGACACTCTTCCAagcgaggtcctttttatttctgtctctatagaagtatgaacttgtgtcataaatctctgggtgactgctcactgataatatcagtcgttcctccattttgaatgagtgactccgggcgggcctgccgccacagcagcaagcaggctcctgattggttaagttcaaatttttcaactcgggcgtcagacGCGAATTTGCGTCAAACgcgtaaatgcacaaaaagcaccattcgcgcgtatgaggcgaattcgcgtcttccgCGCCGCGAGACCTCCAGACGCGCATAAGGgcgtctttacattgacttaacattgaaaacattcgcgccagacgctctattcgcgtttggtgtgaacacagcattacAATGTTTCCTCTTATTGCTCTTTGGAACTTTCTAGGCACTTGGAATCAGCAGGTTAAACAGTTCAACTCAGTTGAAACAATTGTCATGCGATTGACATAGTAAGGGAAATCAAATAAAGAATCTTTGAATAGAAAATCTTTCTGTTAcccaaatgaaataaaatgaaacgtATGAGAGCAGATTTAATGTTACAACACTTCTTATTCATTTCTcttgcttggcttcctcctcctcttgttcctcttcttatttttctttctttgaattctgtatacattaaaaaaaatacagtacacccagAAATATCCTGACCATTTACTCATCTTCtaccctcatgccatctgaGATGTGTACAACTTTCCTTCTTCAGATGAACTCAAACAAaggtttttagaaaaataaataatctctGGGAATGCTTTATAATGCAAGCTCATGTGTTCCTAAAATCTGAAGCATCAAACAGCACATACAGCAATAACTACAGTAATGAATCACTATGAAAACTAAAAACACTACACTGTAAGttccttttatatatatattgcaataaATATCGTATCGTGGACTTTATAtgaattgaatttaaaattgtattgttTGTCTACaaagccttaaagggttagttcacccaaaaatgaaaattctgtcattaattactcaccctcatgccgttccacaccggtaagaccttcgttaatcttcaaaatgcaaattgagatatttttgttgaaatccgatggacacactgattcatatcgctctgatgcttcctgaagcagtgttttgaaatcggccatcactaaataagttattttggtttttttggtgcaccaaaaatattctcgttgctttataatattaatattgaaccacggtactcacatgaactgatttaaatatgtttttagtattaatggatcttgagagaggaagtgtcattgctccctatgcaggcctcactgagtcatcggatttcaacaaaaatatcttaatttgtgttccgaagatcaacgaaggtcttatgggtgtaaaacagcacgagggtgagtatctaatgacagaattttaatttctgggtgaactaaccctttaaaaaatctCGCTCCTCAATTCCTGTCAGAGTTGTTTACTGAGCAAAATCCAGTCAGATCACAGACCAGTCATCTATTACGGGTATCCAGATCTAGACTGCAATGCAGGGGGGATAGAGCCTTGGTAGTCGCTGACCCAAAGTTGTGGAACAAATTGCCTTTATTTATCAAAACAGCGCCCACAGTGTCTGAGTTCAAAAGTCTTTTGAAAAACTATCTGTTTTCTTGTGCGTTTAACGTCTTGTGAATGTATATTTTTGGTGATGGACATGGGTAACTTTGTACAGCACTGGTCAACCAAGGTTGTTTTAAATGTCCTCATGTTTTATGTTATTGTATACAGTACTGCACAGTATGAGAGCAAGTGGGGGTGTTAACATTTGTAATGGGTGTGGCCTCATTCTGATGATGTGTATATGTGCCTGGTTATCTATAAATGGACAAATAAAGAGGTTCTGGTTTGACAGAAAAACCGAGtggtgtgcatatatgtgcataaatgtgcataaatgtgtgtgtgtgtgtgtatatatatatatatatatatatatatatatatatatatatatatatatatatatattcaatgaGGGTGTTACCTAAATTATATATGGTTGTGACAATGAGAACACTTTGACTATAATTGATGCTTGCCATGTGATACTTTTATTGAAAGAACGTTTATGGAAGAATTCAAGAATAACATTTCTTCCTTCTTTAGTTTCCATGAAGTCACTATACATTTCCAATTACTGTACGGATCCAttgaataaatgctgaaatCTTAGTATACACATTAGGATGCACAGGTGAATTACAGTGCTGGGCACCGAAAGATGTGATACCAACAGCAGTGTTTCCACAAACCAAAGGTCCTCCTGAATCCCCCTGTTAAGAAACACAGATCAACACATCAGTAGTGAAACCAGTTCATACATTACCATAAAGTCTGTGAATCATCTTTTGTACGTACAAAGCAGGTTCCACCATCGCCATATACACAGATCATCTGTGAGACTGAGTATACTTCTCCCCATCTATTTCTACATTCGTTGTTATTCATTACGGACACTTTTGCCTCCATCAGAAGATTGCTCCTTGAGCCATCAGTCAGCATTCCCCAGCCGGCAACGCTACAGGCAGTATCAGGTGTGATGTCTTCTCCTTCATTTGGTAGTGGTATCACTCCAACTTTGTTGTTTAGTTGGACTTTTTTCTCTAgctataattaaaaaatacaatttttaataaacaatcttttatatcactgaaatTTGTTATGTTATACTATTGTTTTTGAGGTTATTACAGAAGCTGAAAAGGCAAAGtggagtttttttattttttatttgcctttttattttatGCTGTGTGTGCCCATTTGTTGTTGCTAAACAGAGCAATAAATCAATAATGTAGAAAACAGACTCAAAGAGGCACTTGGCTATTTacagaaaaattatttaaatccCTTCAGTAATTTTTAAAGCAAGATATTCAAACATAGTGGTTTGTGCTACTGTTTCCTGACTggatattattttgaaaaacaaaatatattacagATTGTTACCTTCAAAAGCATGATGTCAGCATCATTTCGATTAGGATTGGAATTATATTTTGGATGAGGGATGTAGGACTTCACTCTGATTTGATCTGAACTCTTGCTGTTCCTTAAGTCATGAGCACCAACAACAACCATCAGAATATTAAGTCTGTTGAAAGAGCGTATTGGAAATGGTCATTTATGTCATAACTGATATACAGGTTGCACTTCAGTCATTATCAgtcaaaagtaattttaattcAGCATTGCAGTTCACGCTAAAGAATCTCTTACCCGTTCCAGCAATGTGCGGCAGTCAGGACAAACTGATCAGAAATGAGGAATCCACCACAGAAATGGTGCCCATATGCCTGAAGAGAAACCATGTAAGGTCTGGAGTGGCGTTTGGCTACTGTGCCGTTCACTATACCTACACATGAGCTGAGAGAGAGATAGTGCTGTTAGTCAACTTATTCAGCACATACCAATTAAACACTTGTAAAAGTCATCGTAATATGCAGTTAAATAATCAGTCTCACCAGTGAAGGTCAGGTGTGGCAGCAGAGAGGCCAACAGGAGCAGAGAGATGATGATGGTCATGATGAAGACGATCAGTGAGCTCTCACTGGCTAAACATGGTATAAATATACTTCAAAGGTGGGTGGAGTCACTGAGCTGACTGTTACttacttctttttttaatattgtagTATGATCAACACAATTAGAAGTATTGTTCTTGTTAATCCTTGTGGTTTCATTGAAGCTACAGACGGTTTGAATGATAAGAATTAAGAATGTAAGCATATATCATTAACTTTTATGTTAGTAAACTTATTTGAACTACAAAATATGCTTtgcaccttaaaaaaaaaaaaaaaaacaggtggtAAAATAGAAGATAACATGAAAATgtgacccttttcacagactgtgatgacgcGTTTTAACGGTCATTAGCATTGTAAATCTtgcaaagttttttatattttcaatttttttatgtatgtacatttataacactatacttaatattacctttgcatcaaattataaaaaatagttTATGCTGCcgtgagggtgtttctaatacagtgGCTATGGGAGTGACGGTAAAgttgacatctttctctcttctgactgatGTTATTagtctctgtttttttcttcatctttttgaaagttgtgaaaacattgttgttgagtttttcttttgctgtttgaGCAAATGGGAACacacaaaatacatttaatgtattctctcattcaccgcTACATAATTTTAACCAACTATGACAACTTCCATTTTGAGAAACCCGGAAATGTCAAAAGGGTCTATTGGCTTTCCTGAACCATAGCACACACATTAAGACAACCTGTCTAATATCATGCAGGTCCCCCTCCTGACTTCAGCAGCAGATACTTTAACTCCTCCAAGTTATCAGGTGGGGCctggatcttttttttttttttttttttttttttttttggtcccgCACATTTCATAAATTTTCAATTGGATCAAAATCTTGGTAATTTGGAGGCCAAGGCAACACATTAATCTCTTTAGTTTCCTCAGACCATTCCTGAACTTTTTTTGCAGTATGGCATGATGCATTATGCTGCTGAAAGAGACCACTGCCATCAGGGAACACTATTGCCATGAAGGGGTGTATGTGGTCTGCAACAATCTTTAGGtagtggtacgtgtcaaagtaactgCTCAGAGCATAACACTTATTTTGTAGATTAGTTTGAGCTAGAAGCTGAATAATATGTGTCTATTATTCCTAATCTTGTGGTTTTCAGTCTTTCATCATTCAAATAGATATGAGCCAACTTGCATGAATCAAAATTGAGGGTGTAACCAAAATGGCCAAAATAATTCACTTGGCCAAAATGGAAATGACTTTTGTGCCCCCCATGAATTGTAATATGGTTTTGACAATGAAGACACTTTGAATGATTAATGCGCATGTGAACTTTATGAAAGTTCAGTTGAGGAACTTAACTCAATTAACATTTCATATGAAGAGAAAGAAAGCCCGTTTCGACCTGCTATTAAGATTAGTGGTGGGAGAAATTACACTTTTCAAAGTTTGAATCAATTCAAAATGATTCAGTTTCGAACAACGTTGCAAACCCAACACGCTGGTGACACctgctggtcagaacagtgtaatGCAACAAAAACTCAGGCCAAAGATGGATAAAAACATCTCTTTTAAACTCATTGTAAATTTTATTGAAAGGGAAATCTATCAAATgtaattaactaatcatctgataatattaaatatcaaatgtctgtataatatgtgttcttttatcaattttcagggtttatatatatatatatatatatatatatatatatatatatttgagccATGCCTCTCCAAAAAGAGCTTTCAAAGGAGCTACGATCAAGAATTGTTGCTTTACATAAAGCTGGAAAGGGTTATAAAgttatttcaaaaaaaaaataaaaataaaaattcttgaCTTTAGAAATTCACCAGTCTACAGTTAGGTAAACAATCTACAAATGGAGACGCTTTGGGACTGTTGCTACTCTACCAAgaaaaacttcttttaaaaacattaaaaatcttagtgggcTCCCAGTCAAAATGACACAAAGAGCACAACAAAGACTCATCAATGAGGTAAAGAAACAACCCCGAATGACAGCCAAAGATTTGAAGGCATCATTGGAACTTGCTAATCTCTGTTCATGAGTCTACAGTACGTAAAACACTGAACAAGCAGGGTATCCACGGCAGGACACTACAAAGGAAGCCACTGCTTACTAAAAAGACATTGCTGCACGCCTGAAGTTTGCAAAAGAGCACACTGACACTCCACAGCGGTATTGGCAA
This genomic stretch from Megalobrama amblycephala isolate DHTTF-2021 linkage group LG2, ASM1881202v1, whole genome shotgun sequence harbors:
- the LOC125262436 gene encoding cathepsin G-like: MTIIISLLLLASLLPHLTFTGGVGIVNGTVAKRHSRPYMVSLQAYGHHFCGGFLISDQFVLTAAHCWNGLNILMVVVGAHDLRNSKSSDQIRVKSYIPHPKYNSNPNRNDADIMLLKLEKKVQLNNKVGVIPLPNEGEDITPDTACSVAGWGMLTDGSRSNLLMEAKVSVMNNNECRNRWGEVYSVSQMICVYGDGGTCFGDSGGPLVCGNTAVGITSFGAQHCNSPVHPNVYTKISAFIQWIRTVIGNV